The DNA sequence CTCCGGGTGTGGCATCAGACCCAAGACGGTTCCCGATGGATTGCAGACCCCGGCGATTCCCTTCGCCGATCCGTTCGGGTTCGCCGGATAGCCTGCCGCGCCGCCAGAGGGATCGCAGTAACGGAAGACGATCTGAGACTGTGACTCGATCCGGTCGAGGACCGCGTCGCTCGCGAGGAGCTTCCCTTCCGCATGGGCGACCGGCAACTGGATCGCCCGCTCCATCCCGCGCGTGAAGACGCAGGGAGTCGGTTCAGGCTGCAAGTGCACCCAGCGGCATTCGAATCGACCCGAATCGTTGTGCGTCAGCGTGGCTTCCTGCGTCCCGACCGCGACGAAGCCCGGAAGCAACCCCGCGCGGATCAAGACCTGGAACCCGTTGCAGACGCCCAACACCAGCTTCCCGTCGGCGACGAACCGCTCCAGCGGCTCGCGGAGCCGGTAGACGAGCTCGTTGGCGAAGAGCTTGCCCGCAGCGATGTCATCTCCGTACGAGAATCCGCCGGGCACAACGAGAACCTGGAACTCGTCGAGGGCGCGTTCCTTCTCGAGGAGACGGTTGATGTGGAGCCGTTCGACTTGGGCCCCAGCCAGCCGGAAGGCGTGCTCGGTCTCGACGTCACAGTTCACGCCGCCTGTGCGCAGGACGAGAACTCGCGAGATCGCGCTCACAGGTGTCTCCTCACGTTGGGTTCGGCGCGCAGAAGGAGATCGTCACCCACCACTCTTGAATGATAGCACGAGCGCGTCCGCTGCCTCCGACCTTCACGGTGATGGTCGCAGCCTCCGTGACGATACGGAGCGAAACGAGTCTCGTTCTGCTGGAGGCTCTTTCTTGAGCCTACCCCATACGGATGGAGAGCCCGCTAACGGACTCACTGCCTGGTCCGAGGAGCCAAACCAGTTGGGGTAGTAAGGCCACGACCCTGGCGCGTAGTCTGTGATCCGGCGGACGTCTCTTCCATCGCGAGCGGCGATGTAGAGGTTGCCACCTGCTTCACCTCGGAGGAACTCCCGCACGGGAGCCGCCGCCAACACGATCTGCCTCCCGGTTGGGGACCACGACGCGTAGAAGACATTCAGCGTCTTGGACGTGACGGACCAGGTCCTGCCACTTTCGATGTCGAGAGCCTCCAGGTCGTGGAACGAATCGTCGACGACTCGGAGATAGAGGACCGCCGAACCGTCGGGAGACCACTGAGGGTAGAGTTCTTGCGCGCGGCTCTGAGTCAGGTTCCGCAGCCTGGCGCTCTCGATGTCCAATACGAAGATGTCGTTGGTCGGAAGAGCGTTGCCGCCTCGCTTTCGCCAGAACGACTGATCGCGCTGGGATGTGAACGCGACTTGACGACCGTCCGGCGACCAGGACGGGTGGTCGTTCATCCATCCGTCGTCTGTGAGGGGCCTGGACGTGTTTTCCTGCAGATCGAGCAGCCAGATGTTAGCAGTCCCGATACCGTCCCGCATGTCATACGCCACATAGGCAATACGCCGCTCGTCGGGCGACCAGCGCGGGAACTGCGCGGACAACCGCGCAATCGGCTGAAACCCCTCGCCTGAGAGCAGGACAAAGCCGATGTCGGTCCCAGTCGAGATAAGAACCCTCGTACCGTCGCGCGAGCCGTAGGGCGCAGGGACCAGTGGAACCGGCTGGTCTGGACGTAGAGCCTTTTCACGCCCATCCGGGTCGACCATAGCCAAGCGCGCCTGTGCACCAGCACGCGCATCCTGCCTCAGCAGGAAGACGATGTGCGATCCTGCCGACCATGCCGGCAGAACGGGTACAATCGCAGCGATCACCAGCGCCCACGCTGTCCGACCAGAGGCTCGTCGCATGGGCCAGCTCCTTCCGTCAGCTTGCGCGGAAGTTCCGCTCTATGACCTCCCCAGCAACGCGGTCCTGAGATCTGCCCGGAACGCGACGGCTACAATCACAGTCTCGCCGCGATCTCCCGGACGGGCTCGATGTCGATGGGCAGACCGTCCAGGATGCGTAGGGCATCCTCCATGATCGTGGCGAGCTCCGCTTTGGTCTTCGCCTCGAATCTCGCGACGACAGCCGGCTCCG is a window from the Candidatus Poribacteria bacterium genome containing:
- the purQ gene encoding phosphoribosylformylglycinamidine synthase I, with product MSRVLVLRTGGVNCDVETEHAFRLAGAQVERLHINRLLEKERALDEFQVLVVPGGFSYGDDIAAGKLFANELVYRLREPLERFVADGKLVLGVCNGFQVLIRAGLLPGFVAVGTQEATLTHNDSGRFECRWVHLQPEPTPCVFTRGMERAIQLPVAHAEGKLLASDAVLDRIESQSQIVFRYCDPSGGAAGYPANPNGSAKGIAGVCNPSGTVLGLMPHPERFVQRTQHPRWTREALPAEGHGMALFRNAVDYAREHLN